A single Drechmeria coniospora strain ARSEF 6962 chromosome 03, whole genome shotgun sequence DNA region contains:
- a CDS encoding RNA binding protein — protein MSVLLETSAGDIVIDLLVDYAPKLCENFLKLCKVKYYNFSPVHSVQKNFSFQTGDPLGPLSKESDGGSSIWGHASGNPSLKTFPAFFHPKLKHLERGTVSMATVPLDSDPEIRMAASQFIITLGEETDFLDGKAAIFGKVVEGFDALEKINEAIVDDKGHPMIDIRIKHTVILDDPFPDPDGLREPSASPAPTDAQRQTVRIADEAALHEDDGVDEEQLERRRRDREAKAQALTLEMMGDLPFAEVKPPENVLFVCKLNPVTADEDLELIFGRFGKILSCEVIRDQKTGDSLQYAFIEYEEKASCEAAYFKMQGVLIDDRRIHVDFSQSVSRLSDTWRKDTNNKRRTNASRGGWGGVDELEKRRQYRAVGERSAGGKYGMVYGDEEMRGRHERSGAADDRPTGQAPTHGERGDASRRSQSPRGRDGNDDARVPRKGAGDRDERRRWDWRERDQRDRRDRDRDRDRDRDRDRDRDRDRNKDRTRRHDDSYRPSR, from the exons ATGTCTGTCCTGCTCGAGACGAGCGCGGGTGACATTGTCATCGACCTCTTGGTCGACTATGCCCCGAAGCTATGCGAAAA CTTCTTGAAGCTTTGCAAGGTCAAATACTACAACTTCTCGCCCGTCCACTCCGTGCAAAAGAACTTTTCTTTCCAGACCGGCGACCCCCTCGGCCCGCTGTCGAAGGAGTCGGATGGCGGCTCGTCCATCTGGGGGCACGCCTCGGGGAACCCCTCGCTGAAAACGTTTCCCGCCTTCTTCCACCCGAAGCTGAAGCACCTCGAACGCGGCACCGTGAGCATGGCCACGGTCCCTCTCGACTCGGACCCCGAAATCCGCATGGCGGCGTCGCAGTTCATCATcaccctcggcgaggagacCGACTTTCTCGACGGGAAAGCTGCCATAttcggcaaggtcgtcgaaGGCTTCGACGCCCTCGAAAAGATCaacgaggccatcgtcgacgacaagggcCACCCGATGATCGACATTCGCATCAAGCAcaccgtcatcctcgacgatcCCTTTCCCGACCCCGACGGCCTGAGGGAGCCGAGCGCGAGCCCGGCACCGACGGACGCGCAGCGTCAGACCGtgcgcatcgccgacgaggcagccttgcacgaggatgacggcgtcgacgaggagcagctggagcgccgccgccgcgacagGGAAGCCAAGGCGCAGGCGCTGACGCTGGAAATGATGGGCGACCTGCCCTTTGCCGAGGTGAAGCCGCCGGAGAATGTGCTCTTCGTCTGCAAGCTGAACCccgtcacggccgacgaggacctcgagctCATATTCGGACGCTTCGGCAAGATCCTCAGCTGCGAGGTCATCCGAGATCAGAAGACGGGCGACAGCCTGCAGTACGCCTTCATCGAGTACGAGGAAAAGGCCTCGTGCGAGGCCGCCTACTTCAAGATGCAGGGCGTCCTGATCGACGACCGCCGCATCCACGTCGACTTCTCGCAGAGCGTCAGCAGGCTGAGCGACACGTGGAGGAAGGATACGAACAACAAGCGAAGGACGAACGCGTCTCGCGGAGGAtggggcggcgtcgacgagctggaaaAGCGGCGCCAGTACCGCGCCGTGGGGGAGAGAAGCGCCGGTGGCAAGTATGGCATGGTctacggcgacgaggagatgaGGGGACGACACGAGCGCAGCGGCGCGGCTGACGATCGGCCGACCGGACAGGCTCCGACGCACGGCGAGCGAGGTGATGCCTCCCGCCGGAGCCAGAGTCCCCGCGGGAGAGACGGGAACGATGACGCACGGGTGCCGCGAAAGGGCGCCGGCGATCGAGATGAGAGGAGAAGATGGGACTGGAGAGAGCGGGATCAAAGGGATCGAAGGGATCGGGATCGGGATCGGGATCGGGATCGGGACCGTGACCGCGACCGCGACCGCGACCGCAACAAGGACCGCACCCGCCGCCACGACGATTCCtaccggccgtcgaggtaA